From Curtobacterium sp. MCBA15_012:
CGGTCCCACCCCAGGTGTTGATGTCGCTCATCGTTCCCCCTCCGTCGCACACCGTACCGGGCCGTCGGTGCGCGTGTTCGAGCCCACGACGGCGGCCCAGCGGTCGAGGGCACGTTCGACGCGGTCGGCGGTCTCGGCCGGGTCGTCGTGCTCCCACGCGCGGAGGACACACCAGCCCTCGGCGACGAGGATCGCCTGGTTCCTCGCATCGCGCTGCTGGTTCGCCAGGAGCTTGCGGTGCCACAGCTCGGCGTTCGCCTTCGGCAGGTGCGTGTGGTCGGGGCAGAAGTGCCAGAAGCAGCCGTCGACGAAGACCGCCACGCGGGCGCGCGGGAACACCAGGTCTGGGCGGACCCTGCAGCGAGCGCTGACCGGACGGTCGACGAAGAACCGGCGGCCGCGGCGGTGGAGCTCTCGGCGGACGGCGAGCTCGGGGGCGGTGTCGCGACGGCCGAAGCGGGCCATGTGCCGGCGGCGGGCTTCGTCGGCCTCCCAGTGGTCCATGGTCCGAGGGTCCCAGCCGGGCCGTCACCTGCGGGTGGAGGGCGGGCGATCTGTGGACGGCTCGTCGCGCTCGCTGGACTGGGTGAGCGCCTGGTCGGTCGTGCCGGTCGTGTCGGTCGTGCCGGTC
This genomic window contains:
- the vsr gene encoding DNA mismatch endonuclease Vsr; translation: MDHWEADEARRRHMARFGRRDTAPELAVRRELHRRGRRFFVDRPVSARCRVRPDLVFPRARVAVFVDGCFWHFCPDHTHLPKANAELWHRKLLANQQRDARNQAILVAEGWCVLRAWEHDDPAETADRVERALDRWAAVVGSNTRTDGPVRCATEGER